In Streptomyces sclerotialus, one genomic interval encodes:
- a CDS encoding orotidine 5'-phosphate decarboxylase / HUMPS family protein, protein MAVELQIALDRMPLARAVRITEAVAPHTDWIEVGTSLIKHFGMRAVTEVAAAAGHVPVLADLKTADDAVFEFTLAYDAGAASATVLGAAADATLDAAVRVAAERGTETVVDLMRTTGGRRAALAARLPADTVLAAHVGKDAQRAGGNPADLLGPWRHGRRVAVAGGLTAADLPAFTGPDSVRVIVGSAVTAAADPGAAARSLAAAAGR, encoded by the coding sequence ATGGCCGTAGAGCTGCAGATCGCCCTGGACCGGATGCCCCTGGCGCGGGCGGTCCGGATCACCGAGGCCGTCGCCCCGCACACCGACTGGATCGAGGTCGGCACCTCGCTGATCAAGCACTTCGGGATGCGCGCCGTGACCGAGGTCGCCGCGGCGGCGGGGCACGTCCCCGTACTGGCCGACCTGAAGACCGCGGACGACGCGGTGTTCGAGTTCACCCTCGCGTACGACGCGGGCGCCGCCTCCGCGACCGTCCTCGGGGCCGCCGCCGACGCGACCCTGGACGCCGCCGTGCGCGTCGCCGCCGAACGCGGTACCGAGACCGTCGTCGACCTGATGCGGACCACCGGGGGACGGCGCGCCGCCCTCGCCGCGCGGCTCCCCGCCGACACCGTGCTCGCCGCCCACGTCGGCAAGGACGCCCAGCGGGCCGGCGGCAACCCCGCCGATCTCCTCGGGCCCTGGCGGCACGGCCGCCGGGTCGCCGTCGCGGGCGGCCTGACCGCCGCCGACCTGCCGGCCTTCACCGGCCCCGACTCCGTACGTGTCATCGTCGGCTCCGCGGTGACCGCCGCCGCCGACCCCGGAGCGGCGGCCCGCTCCCTCGCCGCGGCCGCCGGCCGCTGA
- a CDS encoding sugar kinase, with amino-acid sequence MTPSPPPRRRLDVVTFGEVMGMLVAADDGPLADVTHYTRSLAGAEINVATGLVRLGHRAGWVGRVGDDPLGAHALAALRAEGVDTAQVTVDPEARTGFQLKSRVTAGDPEVVYFRRHSAGSRLAPSEATDAYLRGARHLHVTGIPAALSPTARAFTHRAMATARAAGLTVSFDPNLRPALWPDRDEMVRTVNDLAARADWVLPGLDEGRLLTGERAPADVARWYLARGVRRVVLKDGARGADLYDAAGGTWAQPALPVRAVDTVGAGDGFAAGLISAHLDGLGPRASLARAAAVGALATTSHGDRDGLPTRTRLTAFLRSHAAA; translated from the coding sequence TTGACCCCCAGCCCTCCCCCTCGGCGCCGCCTCGACGTGGTGACCTTCGGCGAGGTCATGGGCATGCTCGTCGCCGCCGACGACGGACCGCTGGCCGACGTCACCCACTACACCCGCTCGCTGGCCGGCGCCGAGATCAACGTCGCCACCGGACTGGTCCGCCTCGGCCACCGGGCGGGCTGGGTGGGGCGCGTCGGCGACGATCCGCTCGGTGCCCACGCGCTCGCCGCCCTGCGTGCCGAGGGCGTGGACACCGCCCAGGTGACCGTGGACCCCGAGGCCCGTACCGGCTTCCAGCTCAAGAGCCGCGTCACCGCGGGCGACCCGGAGGTGGTGTACTTCCGCAGGCACTCCGCCGGCAGCCGCCTGGCGCCCTCCGAAGCCACCGACGCCTACCTACGCGGCGCCCGCCACCTCCACGTGACCGGCATCCCCGCCGCCCTCTCGCCCACTGCGCGCGCCTTCACCCACCGCGCCATGGCCACGGCCCGCGCCGCCGGGCTCACCGTCTCGTTCGACCCGAACCTGCGCCCCGCGCTCTGGCCCGACCGCGACGAGATGGTCCGGACCGTCAACGATCTGGCGGCCCGCGCCGACTGGGTACTGCCGGGACTGGACGAGGGCCGGCTGCTCACCGGCGAGCGGGCCCCCGCCGACGTGGCCCGCTGGTACCTGGCGCGGGGCGTGCGCCGCGTCGTCCTCAAGGACGGCGCGCGCGGCGCAGACCTGTACGACGCCGCGGGCGGGACCTGGGCGCAGCCCGCCCTCCCCGTACGGGCCGTCGACACCGTGGGTGCGGGCGACGGCTTCGCGGCCGGGCTGATCAGCGCCCACCTGGACGGGCTCGGCCCGCGCGCGTCCCTGGCCAGGGCCGCCGCCGTGGGCGCCCTCGCCACCACCAGCCACGGCGACCGGGACGGCCTGCCCACCCGCACCCGGCTGACGGCGTTCCTCCGCTCCCACGCCGCCGCCTGA
- a CDS encoding fumarylacetoacetate hydrolase family protein — protein sequence MRIARIAHAGGTAHAVLDGDTADLVADPFAAGGAAGGAAARAPVRLGRRLPLAEVRLLAPVEPRTVVGMARNTGPADRARPPQAFLKPARSVIGPEEPVYLPDGIGRVDAEAELAVVLADSPAGHTPDTVLRTVFGWAVANDITARDLQRDDPLWTSAKGRPGFTPLGPWIETELPAPDDTEVSLALDGVPLRPASTRELARGVAEILCYLGGFLPLGPGDVVLTGAPGEYGPIGPGGRADATVAGIGTLTTPLGTPTTHVRAGGPR from the coding sequence ATGCGCATCGCCCGGATCGCCCACGCCGGCGGCACCGCACACGCCGTACTCGACGGTGACACCGCCGACCTCGTCGCCGACCCGTTCGCGGCCGGGGGAGCGGCGGGCGGCGCCGCCGCCCGTGCACCCGTACGCCTCGGCCGCCGCCTCCCGCTCGCCGAGGTCCGGCTGCTCGCCCCGGTCGAGCCGCGCACCGTCGTCGGCATGGCCCGCAACACCGGCCCGGCCGACCGCGCCCGGCCCCCGCAGGCCTTCCTCAAGCCTGCCCGCTCGGTCATCGGCCCCGAGGAGCCGGTGTACCTCCCGGACGGCATCGGCCGCGTCGACGCCGAGGCCGAACTGGCCGTCGTCCTCGCCGACTCGCCCGCCGGACACACCCCCGACACCGTCCTGCGCACCGTGTTCGGCTGGGCCGTCGCCAACGACATCACCGCCCGCGACCTGCAACGCGACGACCCGCTGTGGACCTCGGCCAAAGGCCGGCCGGGCTTCACCCCGCTCGGCCCCTGGATCGAGACCGAGCTCCCCGCACCCGACGACACCGAGGTATCGCTCGCCCTCGACGGCGTACCGCTGCGCCCCGCCTCGACCCGCGAACTCGCCCGCGGCGTGGCCGAGATCCTCTGCTACCTGGGCGGCTTCCTGCCGCTCGGCCCCGGTGACGTCGTCCTCACCGGCGCCCCCGGCGAGTACGGTCCGATCGGCCCAGGAGGGCGGGCGGACGCCACCGTCGCCGGCATCGGCACTCTGACCACACCCCTCGGCACCCCGACCACCCACGTACGCGCCGGAGGCCCCCGTTGA
- a CDS encoding MFS transporter gives MSTTPPPAAAPAPAAALSRRRWTRLMPVVFVTYSFAYLERSNFSVAAAGGMADDLHITGSVSALLGSLFFLGYFAFQIPGAIYAERRSVKKLIVWCLVLWGVLATAQGLIPDVRVLMVVRFLLGVSEAAVLPAMVIHITHWFTSRERGRANTWLILGNPATVLWLTVVSGYLVEWVGWHGMFIAQGVPALIWAVVFHKCIDDHPRDAKWLTPEERTALEGALAAEQRRLPAAGGSYLAALRSRNVVLLSLQYFLWSLGVYGFVFWLPSIVRAGSDEGIGLTGLISALPYVFACAAMLWNSRASDRAGARGRYVWPWLLLGAAGFYGSYLLGDAFWLSYPLLCVAAAGMYAPYGPYFATIPELLPQKLSAAAVGLINSFGALGGFAGSYLIGTLNDVTGSTATSFLTMAGCLVLAAALMCAVRAPRADAVPVPLTAPLTKDA, from the coding sequence ATGTCGACGACCCCGCCCCCGGCCGCCGCCCCGGCGCCCGCCGCCGCCCTCAGCCGCCGGCGCTGGACCCGGCTGATGCCCGTGGTCTTCGTGACCTACAGCTTCGCCTACCTGGAACGCTCCAACTTCTCCGTGGCCGCCGCCGGCGGCATGGCCGACGATCTGCACATCACCGGCTCCGTCTCGGCCCTGCTCGGCTCGCTGTTCTTCCTCGGCTACTTCGCCTTCCAGATCCCCGGCGCCATCTATGCCGAGCGACGGAGCGTCAAGAAGCTCATCGTGTGGTGCCTGGTGCTGTGGGGCGTGCTCGCCACCGCGCAGGGACTCATCCCCGACGTGCGCGTGCTGATGGTGGTGCGCTTCCTGCTCGGCGTCTCCGAAGCCGCGGTGCTGCCCGCGATGGTCATCCACATCACCCACTGGTTCACCTCCCGCGAGCGCGGCCGCGCCAACACCTGGCTCATCCTCGGCAACCCCGCCACCGTCCTGTGGCTCACCGTCGTCTCCGGCTATCTCGTCGAATGGGTCGGCTGGCACGGCATGTTCATCGCCCAGGGCGTACCGGCCCTGATCTGGGCGGTCGTCTTCCACAAGTGCATCGACGACCATCCGCGCGACGCCAAGTGGCTGACGCCCGAGGAGCGCACGGCCCTCGAAGGCGCCCTCGCCGCCGAACAGCGCCGGCTGCCCGCGGCGGGCGGCAGCTACCTCGCCGCGCTCCGCTCCCGCAACGTCGTCCTGCTCTCCCTCCAGTACTTCCTGTGGAGCCTCGGCGTCTACGGCTTCGTCTTCTGGCTGCCGTCCATCGTCCGCGCCGGCAGCGACGAGGGCATCGGCCTCACCGGCCTCATCTCGGCCCTGCCGTACGTCTTCGCCTGTGCCGCGATGCTCTGGAACAGCCGCGCCTCGGACCGGGCCGGCGCCCGCGGCCGGTACGTGTGGCCCTGGCTGCTGCTCGGCGCCGCCGGCTTCTACGGCTCCTACCTGCTCGGCGACGCGTTCTGGCTGTCGTACCCGCTGCTGTGCGTCGCCGCGGCCGGTATGTACGCGCCGTACGGCCCCTACTTCGCCACCATCCCCGAACTCCTCCCGCAGAAGCTGAGCGCCGCCGCCGTCGGCCTCATCAACTCCTTCGGCGCGCTCGGCGGCTTCGCGGGCAGCTACCTGATCGGCACGCTGAACGACGTGACCGGCTCCACCGCCACGTCATTCCTCACCATGGCCGGCTGCCTCGTACTCGCCGCCGCGCTGATGTGCGCGGTACGGGCGCCCCGCGCTGACGCCGTCCCGGTGCCGCTGACGGCACCCCTCACGAAGGACGCCTGA
- a CDS encoding IclR family transcriptional regulator, with protein MSASTSAPAPPSDMVGKALHVLTLLGERPGGVTLSELARTSGFPTSTCYRLLKSLTRDSFVEFDARSKHYTLGLRVYQLGQRVSHAHGFAGVALPVMRRLAETCREAVLMSVLDGDKQLYIHHVEGPQQVSVRGEPGKHGPVHCTAMGKALIAFAPADVRRALVDGVELTALGPNAITDRAAFRTEIETVRAQGHAVADEEHEPGIRALGVPITGPDGIAHAALSVAAPAFRMPLPDLLALRPALTTAAQELAALLPPRAC; from the coding sequence ATGTCCGCCAGCACTTCCGCCCCCGCTCCGCCCTCCGACATGGTCGGCAAGGCCCTGCACGTGCTCACCCTGCTCGGCGAGCGCCCGGGCGGCGTCACCCTCTCGGAACTCGCCCGCACTTCCGGCTTCCCGACCAGCACGTGCTACCGGCTCCTGAAGTCCCTCACCCGGGACAGCTTCGTGGAGTTCGACGCCCGCTCGAAGCACTACACGCTCGGCCTGCGGGTGTACCAGCTCGGCCAGCGGGTCTCGCACGCGCACGGCTTCGCCGGGGTCGCGCTCCCCGTGATGCGCAGGCTCGCCGAAACCTGCCGGGAGGCCGTCCTGATGTCGGTACTGGACGGCGACAAGCAGCTCTACATCCACCACGTGGAAGGCCCGCAGCAGGTGAGCGTCCGCGGCGAGCCCGGCAAGCACGGCCCGGTGCACTGCACGGCGATGGGCAAGGCACTGATCGCGTTCGCCCCGGCGGACGTACGCCGAGCACTCGTCGACGGCGTCGAACTGACCGCGCTGGGCCCCAACGCGATCACCGACCGGGCGGCCTTCCGCACGGAGATCGAGACGGTACGGGCCCAGGGGCACGCCGTCGCCGACGAGGAACACGAACCCGGCATCCGGGCCCTCGGCGTCCCCATCACCGGCCCGGACGGCATCGCACACGCCGCACTCTCGGTCGCGGCCCCCGCCTTCCGCATGCCCCTCCCCGACCTGCTGGCCCTCCGCCCCGCCCTGACGACCGCAGCCCAGGAACTCGCGGCACTGCTGCCGCCCAGGGCCTGCTGA
- a CDS encoding CHAT domain-containing protein: MRERGFELELEVSETNAGYRIEARSGVGGECVADTGLTPQDLLLEQRLQRLRFALLSSAAVTRRVPSRDEEAVQQLGAELFDKLFVGDVRTLFDTTRQQAAQQDCSVRLVLRLRSAEFAALPWEFLYDTRRDDYLSLSMPLVRYPEILETARPLRVAPPLRILGMSARPAGLDRLDVAAEKARLQRALSHLARDRRIELDWVQGETWRDLVHALNSGKWHVLHLIAHGGFDTVAGEGVFYLPGGDASTYCLRASRLAQVVNLHSSLRLILLNSCESALASTTDLFSSSAATLIRRGVPAVLAMQFEISDDAAIEFTSSFYEGVAFGQPIDVAVRNARLELSLARPNSLEWGTPVLYLRQSDGQIFDVAPTQAPVFPEQDEPESPRPVQPPEQPWPGPEPGPQPPHEPGPQPPHDPGPQRSFDPGLLRPSVPGPQRSFDPGPQRPPEPEFQPPPADVPYARVPTPGGPVRPPKARGDRGGRKRGSGNRRRLLVVAAAVVGALAVLLAVMFTSAKPSAPTRSAVVRVEANQPWTRTGVQVRAGQQYRIEATGRVSSESGTYSGPDGDAGRRNDSLVWVEQVNFAALLAKVGDQATPFFVGGGVNGRAETAGELLLGLNDRTADDNTGDFTVTIRLFS, translated from the coding sequence ATGCGTGAGCGGGGCTTCGAGCTGGAGCTCGAGGTGAGCGAGACGAACGCGGGGTACCGCATCGAGGCCAGGTCCGGTGTCGGTGGCGAATGCGTCGCCGACACCGGCCTCACTCCGCAGGACCTGCTGCTCGAACAGCGGCTGCAGCGTCTCCGGTTCGCCTTGCTGTCCTCCGCCGCGGTGACCCGCAGGGTGCCGTCCAGGGACGAAGAAGCGGTGCAGCAGCTGGGGGCGGAGCTGTTCGACAAGCTGTTCGTCGGGGACGTGCGGACCTTGTTCGACACGACCCGGCAGCAGGCGGCGCAACAGGACTGCTCGGTGCGGCTCGTCCTGCGGCTGCGGTCGGCGGAGTTCGCCGCGCTGCCCTGGGAGTTCCTCTACGACACGCGGCGCGACGACTACCTCTCGCTGAGCATGCCGCTGGTGCGCTATCCGGAGATTCTGGAGACGGCGCGGCCGTTGCGCGTCGCACCGCCGTTGCGGATCCTCGGCATGAGTGCCCGCCCGGCGGGGCTGGACCGGCTCGACGTGGCGGCGGAGAAGGCGCGGCTGCAGCGCGCGCTGAGTCATCTGGCGCGCGACCGCCGTATCGAACTCGACTGGGTCCAGGGGGAGACCTGGCGGGACCTCGTCCACGCCCTCAACAGCGGGAAGTGGCATGTCCTGCATCTGATCGCGCACGGGGGCTTCGACACCGTCGCCGGTGAAGGGGTGTTCTATCTGCCCGGCGGGGACGCCAGTACGTACTGTCTCAGGGCCAGTCGGCTCGCCCAGGTCGTCAATCTGCATTCCTCGCTGCGGCTGATCCTGCTGAACTCCTGTGAATCGGCCCTTGCGAGCACGACGGATCTGTTCTCCAGTTCGGCTGCCACGCTCATCCGGCGGGGCGTTCCGGCCGTGCTGGCCATGCAGTTCGAGATATCGGACGACGCGGCGATCGAATTCACCAGTTCTTTCTACGAGGGGGTCGCTTTCGGGCAGCCGATCGATGTGGCCGTCCGCAATGCCCGCCTCGAACTCAGCCTGGCCCGTCCCAACAGCCTGGAATGGGGCACCCCGGTCCTCTATCTCCGGCAGAGCGACGGCCAGATCTTCGATGTGGCGCCGACGCAGGCCCCGGTCTTCCCTGAGCAGGACGAACCGGAGAGTCCCCGGCCGGTGCAGCCGCCGGAACAGCCCTGGCCCGGACCCGAACCAGGGCCTCAGCCCCCGCACGAACCAGGGCCTCAGCCCCCGCACGATCCAGGGCCTCAGCGTTCGTTCGATCCAGGGCTCCTGCGCCCGTCCGTTCCAGGGCCTCAGCGTTCGTTCGATCCAGGGCCTCAGCGCCCGCCCGAGCCGGAGTTCCAGCCCCCGCCTGCTGACGTGCCGTATGCCCGGGTGCCGACGCCCGGTGGCCCCGTACGTCCGCCGAAGGCGCGGGGGGACCGCGGCGGCCGGAAGCGAGGGTCCGGCAACCGCCGCCGCCTCCTGGTCGTTGCCGCGGCGGTCGTCGGTGCTCTGGCTGTTCTGCTGGCGGTGATGTTCACCTCGGCCAAGCCGTCGGCTCCGACGCGGTCGGCCGTCGTCCGGGTGGAGGCCAACCAGCCCTGGACCAGGACGGGCGTGCAGGTACGGGCGGGGCAGCAGTACAGGATCGAGGCCACCGGCCGGGTCTCCTCGGAGTCGGGTACGTACAGCGGTCCGGACGGTGACGCCGGCCGGCGGAACGACTCCTTGGTCTGGGTGGAGCAGGTGAACTTCGCAGCGTTGCTCGCCAAGGTCGGCGACCAGGCCACTCCCTTCTTCGTGGGGGGTGGCGTCAACGGCCGTGCGGAGACCGCGGGGGAGTTGCTGCTCGGACTGAACGATCGCACCGCCGACGACAACACAGGGGACTTCACCGTGACCATCAGGCTCTTCAGCTGA
- a CDS encoding trypsin-like peptidase domain-containing protein — protein MALVTAALVQIPGGVTAAAESADPLPEMSAQSRAQEWIRPATVFVQTNWTARVITDNFGDMSLQWTEACTGTIVNSTGYIVTAGHCIDDGLEGAQGEAIARVVDALIESEELPASQRGALIEKIAQGNMGWIIQGRYRDSRPDRQVHIQVGGGHATWRIGEDPDFSDDMSARVLEVKPHSEGDVALLKVEQEDLPVAVVSPKSGIQEGDEVLAIGYPYGLANFAEKAQEKEIALTSRGGRIDSMDTEGQHGQGNLFYATSADLSDGMSGGATIDLDGQIVGLASSVSLQRDANYIVPATVVSELLSRNGVKNELGHLDTIYRAGLTDFYHGYYSDAINKFDQVTAIMPSNKPAVEKKAKAAELKQKYGDRPKPQPEPQPPAPDDPGVPVALIAGIGGGVVLAALLVFGLLWRRRRRNGPPPEEQHPPASGGAPPGYGQWAAGASRPRGSETVTLRRDPSAPGGFRPERPPKCPQCHWPYNPGAVFCTHCGHRLSEGQARSEGPDPTRRASPEGP, from the coding sequence GTGGCACTGGTGACCGCGGCTCTGGTGCAGATCCCCGGCGGGGTCACCGCCGCGGCGGAAAGCGCTGACCCGCTGCCAGAGATGTCAGCGCAGAGCCGTGCGCAAGAGTGGATTCGGCCCGCGACCGTGTTCGTCCAGACGAACTGGACCGCTCGTGTCATCACCGACAACTTCGGGGACATGTCGTTGCAGTGGACCGAGGCGTGCACCGGGACGATCGTGAACTCGACCGGATACATAGTGACGGCCGGTCATTGCATCGATGACGGCCTGGAAGGCGCGCAGGGCGAGGCGATCGCGCGGGTCGTCGACGCGCTCATCGAATCCGAAGAGCTTCCTGCCTCGCAACGCGGCGCTCTGATCGAGAAGATCGCGCAGGGAAACATGGGATGGATCATCCAGGGGAGGTACAGGGATTCCCGTCCGGATCGCCAAGTGCACATTCAGGTAGGCGGCGGCCACGCCACTTGGCGCATTGGAGAAGATCCCGACTTCTCGGATGACATGTCGGCTCGTGTGCTCGAGGTGAAGCCTCACAGCGAAGGCGACGTCGCGCTACTGAAGGTGGAACAAGAAGATCTTCCGGTGGCGGTGGTGTCACCGAAGAGCGGCATCCAGGAAGGCGACGAAGTCCTCGCCATCGGCTACCCCTATGGGCTCGCGAATTTCGCTGAGAAAGCTCAGGAAAAGGAAATCGCCTTGACCAGCCGGGGCGGGCGGATCGACTCCATGGACACGGAGGGACAACACGGCCAGGGCAACCTGTTCTACGCGACCAGCGCCGATCTGAGTGACGGCATGAGCGGTGGCGCCACGATCGATCTGGACGGTCAGATCGTCGGTCTGGCGAGTTCCGTATCGCTGCAACGTGACGCCAACTACATCGTGCCGGCCACGGTCGTCAGTGAGTTGCTGAGCCGCAACGGAGTGAAGAACGAACTCGGGCACCTCGACACCATTTACCGGGCGGGGCTCACCGATTTCTACCACGGCTATTACAGCGACGCCATCAACAAATTTGACCAGGTGACCGCGATCATGCCGTCCAACAAGCCGGCGGTGGAGAAGAAGGCGAAGGCAGCCGAGCTGAAGCAGAAGTACGGTGACCGGCCCAAACCCCAGCCCGAACCCCAACCCCCCGCGCCGGACGACCCCGGCGTGCCCGTGGCGTTGATCGCCGGTATCGGTGGAGGCGTTGTGCTGGCGGCGCTGCTCGTGTTCGGTCTGTTGTGGCGCCGGCGGCGGCGGAACGGTCCGCCGCCGGAGGAGCAGCACCCGCCGGCCTCCGGCGGTGCCCCGCCCGGGTACGGGCAATGGGCGGCCGGGGCGTCCCGGCCGCGCGGGTCGGAGACGGTCACCCTGCGCCGGGACCCGTCGGCCCCGGGTGGGTTCCGTCCCGAGCGTCCCCCCAAGTGCCCGCAGTGCCATTGGCCGTACAACCCCGGCGCCGTGTTCTGCACCCACTGCGGCCATCGGCTGTCGGAAGGGCAGGCCCGCTCCGAGGGGCCGGACCCGACACGTCGGGCCTCACCCGAAGGGCCGTGA
- a CDS encoding glycosyl hydrolase family 18 protein produces MSRRGVLLASLALSAAAAAPAWAAGAVAPGRRLCVYYQTQYSNGAYVSPLGLTEHGTGTTHVLVAAVHLNDVGGPYAPVHLNDDPPEAAKYDVMWRDLDTMRARGVRVLAMLGGAAPGSFQRLDTEFGTYYPLLRDFLRRYGLDGVDLDVEERMSLAGIERVIDALRADFGPDFLITLAPVASALSGGGNLSGFDYEKLYRDRGRDIAWFHAQFYNGWGSLAATRDYDAIIGRGLIPAEKVVAGTLTAPANGNGYVDLATLRTTVGALRKKYAGFGGVAGWEYFNSQPGGTAAPWRWAAEVSGALFR; encoded by the coding sequence ATGAGCAGACGTGGCGTGCTTCTTGCGTCGCTGGCACTGTCCGCGGCCGCCGCGGCACCGGCCTGGGCCGCGGGGGCCGTGGCGCCGGGCCGGCGGCTCTGCGTCTATTACCAGACGCAGTACTCCAACGGCGCGTACGTCTCGCCGCTCGGCCTCACCGAGCACGGCACCGGGACAACTCACGTACTGGTGGCGGCCGTTCACCTCAACGACGTGGGCGGGCCGTACGCGCCGGTGCATCTGAACGACGACCCGCCTGAGGCGGCGAAGTACGACGTCATGTGGCGGGACCTGGACACGATGCGGGCGCGGGGCGTGCGTGTCCTCGCCATGCTGGGCGGTGCGGCGCCGGGCAGTTTCCAGCGGCTGGACACCGAATTCGGTACCTATTACCCGCTGCTGCGGGATTTCCTGCGCCGGTACGGGCTGGACGGTGTGGACCTCGATGTCGAGGAGCGGATGTCGCTCGCCGGGATCGAGCGGGTCATCGACGCGCTGCGGGCCGACTTCGGGCCGGACTTCCTCATCACCCTCGCGCCGGTGGCGAGCGCGCTGAGCGGCGGCGGGAACCTCTCCGGATTCGACTACGAAAAGCTGTACCGGGACCGCGGCCGCGACATCGCGTGGTTCCACGCCCAGTTCTACAACGGCTGGGGCAGCCTGGCCGCGACCCGGGACTACGACGCGATCATCGGCCGCGGGCTGATCCCGGCCGAGAAGGTCGTCGCGGGCACGCTGACCGCCCCGGCCAACGGCAACGGCTATGTCGACCTGGCGACCCTCAGGACGACGGTCGGCGCGCTGCGGAAGAAGTACGCCGGATTCGGCGGGGTGGCCGGCTGGGAGTACTTCAATTCCCAGCCGGGCGGCACGGCCGCTCCGTGGCGGTGGGCGGCGGAGGTTTCCGGGGCGTTGTTCCGCTGA
- a CDS encoding calcium-binding protein, whose protein sequence is MRKPAFAATATAVATLALAVSGAVLTAPAAHADTAPQATLVHDEGALRYQAAAGQTNRLSVSVAYTDVDPSEFGSDYLITFRDQAGMAIDPSAGEWDACTFPSAADHTVVQCTIPEPLGSDDSTTYEVDLGDGDDTATIASDTAAIAAVHGGSGDDVLKGTGQNQYNGGDGNDRIDGTDGLGADGGAGDDVLTGACQYICRGGAGDDEVTGTGDINALYGDDGNDILHAGSDNDEVYGGRGNDTLHGENGNDTMYGNSGNDVLYGGAGKDTLSGGPGTNKVYQ, encoded by the coding sequence ATGCGCAAGCCCGCATTCGCCGCCACCGCAACCGCCGTCGCCACCCTCGCCCTCGCGGTGAGCGGTGCCGTGCTCACGGCGCCCGCCGCCCACGCCGACACCGCGCCCCAGGCCACCCTCGTCCACGACGAAGGCGCACTCCGGTACCAGGCCGCCGCCGGCCAGACGAACCGGCTTTCGGTATCCGTGGCGTACACCGACGTCGACCCCTCCGAGTTCGGGTCCGACTACCTCATCACCTTCCGCGACCAGGCCGGCATGGCCATCGACCCGAGCGCGGGCGAGTGGGACGCCTGCACCTTCCCCTCGGCGGCCGATCACACCGTCGTGCAGTGCACGATCCCCGAGCCCCTGGGCTCCGACGACTCCACCACCTACGAGGTGGACCTCGGCGACGGCGACGACACGGCGACGATCGCCTCCGACACCGCCGCGATCGCGGCGGTCCACGGCGGATCGGGCGACGACGTCCTCAAGGGCACCGGACAGAACCAGTACAACGGCGGGGACGGCAACGACCGCATCGACGGCACCGACGGCCTCGGTGCCGACGGCGGGGCCGGCGACGACGTCCTCACCGGCGCCTGCCAGTACATCTGCCGCGGTGGCGCCGGAGACGACGAGGTCACCGGCACCGGTGACATCAACGCCCTGTACGGCGACGACGGCAACGACATCCTGCACGCCGGGTCGGACAACGACGAGGTCTACGGCGGCCGGGGCAACGACACGCTGCACGGCGAGAACGGCAACGACACGATGTACGGCAACAGCGGCAACGACGTGCTGTACGGCGGCGCGGGCAAGGACACCCTCTCCGGCGGCCCGGGCACGAACAAGGTCTACCAGTGA